One window of Equus caballus isolate H_3958 breed thoroughbred chromosome 3, TB-T2T, whole genome shotgun sequence genomic DNA carries:
- the PACRGL gene encoding PACRG-like protein isoform X1, with the protein MQKSECHGGVQLRNRVTGNCDQRISSSTQIKNRTTVQRSKSSSSTSSPESTRKHPRPSDKLNPKTINPFGEQSRTPSAFAAIYSKGGIPCRLVHGSVKHRLQWECPPENLPFDPLLITLAEGLRETKHPYTFVSKEGFRELLLVQGAADKAVPLLPRLIPVLKAALAHSDDEVFERGLNALVQLSVVVGPSLNDHLKHLLTSLSKRLRDKKFKEPITSALQKLEQHGGSGSLIIIKAKIPTYCSICC; encoded by the exons ATGCAGAAATCAGAGTGCCATGGAGGTGTACAGTTGAGAAACAGAGTGACAG GTAACTGTGATCAAAGGATATCATCAagcacacaaataaaaaataggacTACAGTTCAACGAAGCAAATCTTCATCATCAACCAGTTCACCAGAGTCTACAAGAAAACATCCTCGACCGAGTGATAAACTTAACCCTAAAACAATTAACCCG tttggtgaACAGTCACGAACTCCTTCCGCGTTTGCAGCTATTTACTCTAAAGGAGGTATTCCTTGCAG gtTGGTCCATGGTTCAGTAAAACACAGATTACAGTGGGAGTGTCCTCCTGAAAATCTTCCATTTGATCCTCTTCTTATTACTTTAGCTGAG GGTCTGAGAGAGACTAAACATCCATACACCTTCGTGTCAAAGGAAGGTTTTAGAGAATTGCTTTTGGTCCAAGGTGCTGCTGACAAAGCTGTGCCTTTGCTTCCTAGACTGATTCCTGTGCTAAAGGCAGCTCTG GCCCATTCGGATGATGAAGTGTTTGAAAGAGGATTGAATGCTCTGGTGCAGTTAAGTGTTGTTGTTGGTCCTTCTCTAAATGACCATCTGAAACACCTGCTCACAAGT ctttccaagaGACTAAGGGACAAGAAATTCAAAGAGCCAATCACCAGTGCTTTACAGAAGCTAGAGCAGCATGGCGGAAGT GGAAGCCTTATCATCATCAAAGCTAAAATTCCAACATACTGCTCCATATGCTGTTGA
- the PACRGL gene encoding PACRG-like protein isoform X2, with translation MQKSECHGGVQLRNRVTGNCDQRISSSTQIKNRTTVQRSKSSSSTSSPESTRKHPRPSDKLNPKTINPFGEQSRTPSAFAAIYSKGGIPCRLVHGSVKHRLQWECPPENLPFDPLLITLAEGLRETKHPYTFVSKEGFRELLLVQGAADKAVPLLPRLIPVLKAALAHSDDEVFERGLNALVQLSVVVGPSLNDHLKHLLTSGSLIIIKAKIPTYCSICC, from the exons ATGCAGAAATCAGAGTGCCATGGAGGTGTACAGTTGAGAAACAGAGTGACAG GTAACTGTGATCAAAGGATATCATCAagcacacaaataaaaaataggacTACAGTTCAACGAAGCAAATCTTCATCATCAACCAGTTCACCAGAGTCTACAAGAAAACATCCTCGACCGAGTGATAAACTTAACCCTAAAACAATTAACCCG tttggtgaACAGTCACGAACTCCTTCCGCGTTTGCAGCTATTTACTCTAAAGGAGGTATTCCTTGCAG gtTGGTCCATGGTTCAGTAAAACACAGATTACAGTGGGAGTGTCCTCCTGAAAATCTTCCATTTGATCCTCTTCTTATTACTTTAGCTGAG GGTCTGAGAGAGACTAAACATCCATACACCTTCGTGTCAAAGGAAGGTTTTAGAGAATTGCTTTTGGTCCAAGGTGCTGCTGACAAAGCTGTGCCTTTGCTTCCTAGACTGATTCCTGTGCTAAAGGCAGCTCTG GCCCATTCGGATGATGAAGTGTTTGAAAGAGGATTGAATGCTCTGGTGCAGTTAAGTGTTGTTGTTGGTCCTTCTCTAAATGACCATCTGAAACACCTGCTCACAAGT GGAAGCCTTATCATCATCAAAGCTAAAATTCCAACATACTGCTCCATATGCTGTTGA